In one window of Meiothermus sp. DNA:
- a CDS encoding M48 family metallopeptidase, translating into MSVLVIPTLGPFHILHPRYNGVTVAELVRAHQPEKIFLASYGPEELAAQRWRDQNEISFFHVLPWAESAGLEVEPLDAQSGLKTEAELFREALRQYPKGQQLLSKVEALEQGLHWVVSTPRTPEDFAQEPVLQALRGYHQGHVQAFGEGPATGFRRQRMAEVAERLRGFGGCAVVLVDVLEYPLLLEYLPQEQRQLPGAHTPTEPERQRSVLDRAWQLSDADDWAVLLQQLRDVEGPEALYCAAQIYLAAGQLEDAFELLEELVHTDFQHPAYLPGYALARYGQLADVMGQRDKALRAYRAALGLSWVPGEAREIAQAGQRTPFRLERA; encoded by the coding sequence GTGTCGGTCTTGGTCATTCCTACGCTGGGCCCCTTTCACATTCTGCACCCGCGCTACAACGGGGTGACGGTAGCAGAGCTGGTCAGAGCACACCAGCCCGAGAAGATATTCCTGGCCTCATATGGCCCCGAAGAACTGGCAGCGCAGCGCTGGCGCGACCAGAACGAGATCTCATTCTTTCATGTTTTGCCCTGGGCCGAAAGTGCGGGCCTCGAGGTAGAGCCCCTGGATGCTCAGTCGGGGCTCAAAACTGAAGCCGAACTATTTCGCGAAGCCCTGCGCCAGTATCCCAAAGGCCAGCAACTGCTGAGCAAGGTAGAGGCGCTCGAGCAGGGCCTGCATTGGGTGGTGAGTACCCCCCGCACTCCGGAGGATTTCGCCCAGGAGCCGGTATTGCAAGCACTCCGGGGCTACCACCAGGGCCATGTGCAGGCTTTTGGCGAAGGGCCCGCCACCGGCTTCCGCCGGCAGCGCATGGCAGAGGTGGCCGAGCGCTTGCGTGGTTTTGGGGGTTGTGCAGTGGTGCTGGTGGATGTGCTCGAGTATCCCCTGCTTCTGGAGTACCTTCCGCAGGAGCAGCGCCAGCTACCCGGGGCCCATACCCCCACCGAGCCAGAGCGCCAGCGCAGCGTGCTGGATCGGGCCTGGCAACTGAGCGACGCGGACGACTGGGCGGTTTTGTTGCAGCAGTTGCGCGATGTAGAAGGCCCGGAGGCCTTGTACTGTGCGGCGCAAATCTACCTGGCGGCGGGCCAGCTCGAGGATGCCTTCGAACTATTGGAAGAGCTGGTTCACACCGATTTTCAACACCCCGCCTACCTGCCGGGCTATGCCCTGGCCCGCTACGGACAGTTGGCCGATGTGATGGGCCAGCGCGATAAAGCGCTTCGGGCTTATCGGGCCGCGCTGGGGCTCTCCTGGGTGCCGGGGGAGGCCCGTGAGATTGCCCAGGCCGGCCAGAGAACCCCTTTCCGGCTCGAGCGCGCCTAA
- a CDS encoding MFS transporter, which translates to MKPNPGIPARFRNLLWGQSSVTFGAVVLEVALPLLAAVTLNASPAQMGLLATLQTLPWLVITLFAGVWIDQGSPKRIMTWANYGRGVLLLSIPLAGWLGWLSIEWLWVVAFAYGMLRVFFELSVSAFLPSIAEREQLVAANSQLESSRQVATVAGPGVAGLLVQAVGAPLTVLLNALLYWVSAFLINRIPSSETQKVRSPKLIFSEIGEGLRLVFSDAYLRALVLSSATFNLHIGMLAGLQILFLDRVLEIPPAWIGVIFGVVGLGALIGALTASGFTAWLGTGGIIIRMQLISSLTGVAFALVLAPPLVAAVLVSLILFIKAVSTVVRNVNAVSIRQARTPRHLLGRVGGTSQFVGIGLGSLGGILGGLLAEWLGIREATFIAGLIAMFSFTWLFFSPIRNLKDLPEPLEG; encoded by the coding sequence ATGAAGCCCAACCCAGGCATTCCGGCTAGATTTCGCAATCTATTGTGGGGGCAGAGCAGCGTCACCTTTGGAGCAGTGGTGCTGGAAGTAGCCCTGCCGCTGCTGGCTGCGGTCACCCTGAACGCCAGCCCTGCCCAGATGGGTCTGCTGGCAACCCTGCAAACCCTGCCCTGGCTGGTCATTACCCTGTTTGCGGGGGTCTGGATAGACCAGGGTTCGCCCAAGCGCATCATGACCTGGGCCAACTATGGGCGGGGTGTCTTGCTGCTGAGCATCCCGCTGGCCGGGTGGCTGGGCTGGCTTAGCATCGAGTGGTTGTGGGTGGTGGCTTTTGCCTATGGCATGCTGCGGGTGTTCTTCGAACTTTCGGTAAGCGCTTTCCTACCCAGCATTGCCGAGCGCGAGCAACTCGTGGCAGCCAATAGCCAGCTCGAGAGCAGCCGCCAGGTTGCTACCGTCGCGGGGCCTGGGGTGGCTGGTTTGCTGGTACAGGCGGTTGGGGCGCCCCTCACCGTTTTGCTCAATGCCCTGTTGTACTGGGTCTCGGCTTTTCTGATCAACCGCATTCCCAGCAGCGAGACACAGAAAGTCCGCAGCCCCAAGCTAATCTTCAGCGAGATCGGCGAGGGCCTGCGGCTGGTCTTTTCCGACGCCTATCTGCGTGCGCTGGTGCTGTCCAGCGCCACCTTTAACCTGCATATCGGAATGCTGGCAGGCCTTCAGATTCTTTTCCTGGACCGGGTCTTGGAAATACCCCCGGCCTGGATTGGCGTCATCTTTGGTGTGGTGGGGCTGGGTGCGCTTATCGGTGCCCTTACCGCATCTGGTTTTACCGCCTGGCTGGGCACCGGCGGGATCATCATCCGAATGCAGCTGATCTCCTCGCTCACCGGGGTAGCCTTCGCCCTGGTGCTGGCCCCGCCCCTCGTGGCCGCCGTCCTGGTCAGCCTGATTCTGTTCATAAAAGCGGTTTCCACGGTAGTGCGCAATGTCAACGCGGTGAGCATTCGCCAGGCCCGAACCCCCAGGCACTTGCTCGGACGGGTTGGTGGCACCAGCCAGTTTGTGGGCATTGGGCTGGGTTCGCTGGGGGGCATTCTGGGCGGGTTGCTGGCCGAATGGCTGGGCATCCGCGAGGCCACGTTCATCGCTGGGCTGATTGCCATGTTTTCCTTCACCTGGCTGTTCTTCTCCCCCATTCGCAACCTGAAGGATCTGCCAGAACCCCTCGAGGGTTAA
- the sixA gene encoding phosphohistidine phosphatase SixA, producing MQLYLIRHAIALDAAPGQPDEARPLSQDGIQKFIGVARGLKRLGVRLDRLYHSPRLRAVQTAELLVPLLDGETEVTPYLAAEPGPELLQTLQGNSVALVGHEPWISDLCAWLLYGRRGGAAFPFKKGGVAHLEGTPKPGQMKLLGFWSPRLLRRLGE from the coding sequence GTGCAACTTTATCTCATACGCCATGCCATCGCCCTCGACGCAGCGCCGGGCCAACCCGACGAGGCCCGCCCGCTCTCCCAGGATGGCATCCAAAAGTTTATCGGGGTAGCGCGGGGACTAAAGCGCCTGGGGGTTCGCCTGGATCGGCTCTACCACAGCCCCAGGCTGCGTGCGGTGCAAACAGCAGAGCTCTTGGTTCCGCTGCTGGATGGCGAAACCGAGGTAACCCCTTACCTGGCCGCCGAGCCCGGCCCTGAACTTCTCCAGACCCTGCAGGGAAACTCGGTTGCGCTGGTAGGGCACGAGCCCTGGATAAGCGACTTGTGCGCCTGGCTTCTGTACGGGCGCCGGGGTGGTGCAGCATTTCCCTTCAAGAAAGGGGGCGTAGCCCATCTGGAAGGCACGCCCAAACCCGGCCAGATGAAGCTGCTGGGCTTCTGGTCGCCCAGGCTCCTGCGCCGTTTGGGGGAGTAA
- the thrS gene encoding threonine--tRNA ligase: MHAVLPDGKKLDLKPGATAADAAKAIGPGLAKAAIGAIANGELYDLLKPLPEGAELRILTERDPEYVQLFRHTLAHVMAQAVRELYTERGYAPEQVKLAIGPVIENGFYYDMDAPEPLREEDLPLIEEKMRRIVAANLPLKRFVLPREEALKRYAGIDPYKTELIQDLPENEELSFYKQGDEQFGFTDLCRGPHVPSTGRIPPHFKLTGIAGAYWRGDSSRPMLQRIYGIAFRTREELEHYLWQQEEAKRRDHRRLGQELELFTISEEVGKGLPLWLPRGAFIRKQMEDYMYQKEQAHGYHYVYTPHIANARLYYTSGHLPYYKDDMYAPIEIEGEEYYLKPMNCPHHHMIYKARPKSYRDLPLRLAEFGTVYRFELSGTLSGLTRARGFTQNDAHIYCSRAQVTEEFIRVIQLFDEVYRDFGISDYWFRLSLPDFEHNPEKFGEENDNWRDSIKAIRAALEQTGAKYVEGIGEATFYGPKLDVQIRSVLGKEDTIATNQLDFIVPERFGLEFTNEKGEKETPVVIHRAIMGSFDRFFAFYLEHTAGDFPLWLSPIQAVIVPISDRHLEYAHQIAAQMRKNKLRVEVDSRPERMNAKIRDAELQKIPLILVVGDKEAEASAVNVRERHVKEQRTLAVGVLIEEMKARVEARR, translated from the coding sequence ATGCACGCAGTACTTCCCGACGGAAAAAAGCTGGATCTAAAACCGGGCGCAACCGCAGCCGATGCCGCCAAAGCCATTGGCCCTGGCCTGGCTAAAGCCGCAATTGGGGCCATCGCCAACGGCGAACTCTACGACCTGCTCAAACCACTGCCCGAAGGAGCCGAACTCCGCATTCTGACCGAGCGCGACCCCGAGTATGTGCAGCTTTTCCGCCATACCCTGGCCCACGTGATGGCCCAGGCCGTGCGCGAGCTGTACACCGAGCGAGGTTATGCGCCAGAGCAGGTCAAGCTGGCCATCGGGCCGGTGATCGAAAACGGCTTTTATTACGACATGGACGCCCCCGAGCCCCTCCGCGAAGAGGACTTGCCGCTAATCGAGGAGAAAATGCGGCGGATTGTGGCGGCCAATCTCCCCCTAAAGCGCTTTGTGCTCCCACGCGAGGAGGCCCTGAAGCGCTACGCTGGCATTGACCCCTACAAGACCGAGCTGATTCAAGACCTGCCCGAAAATGAGGAGCTGAGCTTTTACAAGCAAGGCGACGAGCAGTTTGGCTTTACCGACCTGTGCCGGGGGCCGCACGTGCCGAGTACGGGTCGCATTCCCCCGCACTTCAAGCTTACTGGCATTGCCGGGGCCTACTGGCGGGGCGACAGCAGCCGACCCATGCTCCAGCGCATCTACGGCATTGCCTTCCGTACCAGGGAGGAACTAGAACACTACCTCTGGCAGCAGGAGGAGGCCAAGCGCCGCGACCACCGCCGGCTGGGGCAGGAGCTCGAGCTCTTTACCATCAGCGAGGAGGTGGGCAAGGGCCTGCCGCTTTGGTTGCCCCGGGGCGCTTTTATCCGCAAGCAGATGGAAGACTACATGTACCAGAAGGAGCAGGCCCACGGCTACCATTATGTGTACACGCCGCACATCGCCAACGCCCGGCTTTACTACACCTCGGGCCACCTGCCCTACTACAAAGACGACATGTACGCCCCCATCGAGATAGAGGGCGAGGAATACTACCTCAAGCCCATGAACTGCCCTCACCACCACATGATTTACAAAGCCCGGCCCAAAAGCTACCGCGATCTGCCGCTGCGGCTGGCCGAGTTTGGTACGGTGTATCGCTTCGAGCTTTCGGGCACCCTGAGTGGCCTCACCCGGGCTCGAGGCTTCACCCAGAACGACGCCCACATCTACTGCTCGAGGGCCCAGGTCACCGAGGAGTTCATCCGGGTGATTCAACTTTTCGACGAGGTGTACCGCGACTTTGGCATCTCGGACTACTGGTTCCGCCTCTCGCTCCCCGACTTCGAACACAACCCCGAAAAGTTTGGCGAGGAAAACGACAACTGGCGCGACTCCATTAAGGCCATCCGGGCAGCCCTGGAGCAAACCGGGGCCAAGTACGTGGAGGGCATCGGCGAGGCCACCTTCTATGGCCCCAAGCTGGACGTGCAGATTCGCAGCGTGCTGGGCAAGGAAGACACCATCGCCACCAACCAGCTCGACTTTATCGTGCCTGAGCGCTTTGGCCTCGAGTTCACCAACGAAAAGGGCGAAAAAGAGACCCCGGTGGTGATTCACCGGGCCATTATGGGCAGCTTCGATCGCTTCTTTGCCTTCTACCTCGAGCACACCGCCGGCGACTTCCCCCTGTGGCTCTCCCCCATCCAGGCCGTTATTGTGCCCATCTCGGACCGACACCTCGAGTATGCCCACCAGATAGCCGCCCAGATGAGAAAAAACAAACTGCGCGTAGAGGTAGATAGTCGCCCCGAGCGCATGAACGCCAAAATCCGCGACGCCGAGTTGCAAAAGATCCCCCTAATCCTGGTGGTGGGCGACAAGGAGGCCGAGGCCAGCGCGGTTAACGTGCGCGAGCGGCACGTGAAGGAGCAGCGGACGCTGGCGGTGGGGGTGCTGATTGAAGAGATGAAGGCGCGGGTGGAAGCAAGGCGCTAG
- a CDS encoding MFS transporter, giving the protein MTKTDTPGILDLKDRNYRFAMLNGWFVLLGDAFFNGSIVLASFAAKLGAANWVIGLMPALLNAGSMVPQVFIAPYVARLPVKVVLYRQMALLRIASLGIVALGGFVLGQRPDLLLWVFVAGLALNGFFTGFSSLPFWETIGKTIPMERRSGLFSARNLVGGALAFLAGFLVRFILELPLAFPYPYAILFALGTLAFAYGWHVFGLIDEPPDKEIRTERISLSLPFRDFYFRRFLRVRILLVMASMVEPFYAAYAVRVLGHKGEIGLYLMVYTLSSVLSNLLWVRISRRYGSRSLILIGAALGALAPLLALLLPSSAFWMVFVLQGAYLASIGVGTSTYLVNLAPTDARSSYIGLSNTIVGLLAFSPVLGGLLADRVGYVGPMMVATICYAWALYAGRRLKLLEGVQPR; this is encoded by the coding sequence ATGACCAAGACCGACACGCCCGGTATTCTAGACCTCAAAGACCGCAACTACCGTTTTGCAATGCTCAATGGCTGGTTTGTGCTGTTGGGCGATGCTTTTTTTAATGGCTCCATCGTGCTGGCTTCCTTCGCCGCCAAGCTAGGGGCAGCCAACTGGGTGATTGGGCTGATGCCGGCCCTGCTCAACGCCGGCTCCATGGTGCCGCAGGTCTTCATAGCTCCTTATGTGGCCCGCTTGCCGGTCAAGGTGGTGCTCTACCGCCAGATGGCCTTACTGCGCATAGCCAGCCTGGGTATTGTGGCCCTGGGTGGGTTTGTTCTGGGGCAGCGCCCCGACCTGCTGCTGTGGGTGTTTGTGGCGGGCCTGGCCCTCAACGGATTTTTTACCGGGTTTTCGAGCCTCCCTTTCTGGGAGACCATCGGCAAAACCATCCCCATGGAGCGCCGCAGCGGGCTATTTTCGGCCCGCAACCTGGTAGGGGGTGCGCTGGCCTTTCTGGCGGGCTTTCTGGTGCGCTTCATTCTGGAACTGCCGTTGGCATTCCCCTACCCCTATGCCATTCTGTTTGCGCTGGGCACCCTGGCCTTTGCCTATGGCTGGCATGTCTTTGGTCTGATAGACGAACCGCCCGACAAAGAAATCCGCACCGAGCGCATCTCGCTCAGCCTGCCCTTCCGCGACTTCTACTTTCGCCGCTTCTTACGGGTGCGCATCTTGCTGGTAATGGCCAGCATGGTTGAACCCTTCTACGCAGCCTATGCGGTGCGGGTACTGGGCCACAAGGGCGAGATTGGGTTATACCTGATGGTTTATACGCTATCCTCAGTGCTCTCCAACCTGCTCTGGGTACGAATTTCCCGGCGCTACGGCTCGCGCAGTCTGATCCTGATTGGCGCAGCGCTGGGCGCCCTGGCCCCCCTTCTGGCGCTGTTGCTGCCCAGTTCGGCTTTCTGGATGGTGTTCGTGCTCCAGGGGGCTTATCTGGCCTCCATTGGGGTGGGCACCTCCACCTATCTGGTAAACCTGGCCCCCACCGACGCCCGCAGCTCGTACATTGGCCTATCCAACACCATCGTGGGCCTGTTGGCCTTTTCTCCGGTGCTGGGAGGCTTGCTGGCCGACCGCGTGGGGTATGTGGGGCCGATGATGGTAGCGACCATCTGCTATGCCTGGGCCCTGTATGCGGGCCGTCGCTTGAAGCTGCTCGAGGGGGTACAGCCGCGCTAA